From a region of the Lactuca sativa cultivar Salinas chromosome 4, Lsat_Salinas_v11, whole genome shotgun sequence genome:
- the LOC111910670 gene encoding uncharacterized protein LOC111910670, which produces MDGNNQILPLAHGICKKESGLTWTWFLEKLYECVGDCQELTFVTDRADAIRVSIENVFPHAHHGLCAFHILGNILHKFGKNDKTKVLFWRLVKAYKRNVFEELWYRFSSTRPQVAAYLSEIPRAKWTRAYSPSKCYDYMTSNSAESMNALSVDARKMPIIPLLEFFRRLSQEWCYKRRIEGGKRSTVLTELAEKVVSKNEERTTGWSVSGVSDALYEVHDFKHGSIVDLRQETCTCKYWEGTGLPCGHVIMLLKHLKKTNFRQLAIDAYKMETYRSTYEEPVYPLPEPCDWEIPADMMVVKPPIMDTRQAGRPRNRNRIPSQGEEPIIRRCSICDSTTHNAATCPTLVPKKQKRLEKLVRHQVVTQKEKGKGQKGVKRR; this is translated from the exons ATGGATGGGAACAACCAGATACTGCCCCTTGCGCACGGAATATGCAAAAAAGAGAGTGGTCTTACGTGGACATGGTTTCTTGAAAAGTTGTATGAATGTGTTGGTGATTGTCAAGAATTGACTTTTGTAACTGATAGGGCCGATGCAATTCGTGTtagtattgaaaatgtttttcCACATGCTCATCATGGCTTGTGTGCTTTTCATATACTAGGAAACATATTAcacaagtttgggaaaaatgataaaacaaaagtgtTGTTTTGGAGGCTTGTGAAAGCTTACAAAAGAAATGTTTTTGAAGAATTGTGGTATAGATTTAGTTCTACTAGGCCGCAAGTAGCAGCGTATCTAAGTGAAATTCCGCGTGCTAAATGGACTAGAGCATATTCGCCGTCGAAATGTTACGATTACATGACCTCGAACAGTGCAGAGTCCATGAATGCTTTATCTGTAGATGCAAGGAAGATGCCTATAATACCTCTTCTTGagttcttccgacgtctttcacaGGAATGGTGTTACAAGCGTCGCATCGAAGGAG GGAAACGTTCAACAGTGCTAACCGAGTTGGCTGAAAAAGTAGTTAGTAAAAATGAAGAGCGTACGACAGGATGGTCCGTTTCTGGTGTTTCAGATGCACTTTATGAAGTTCATGATTTCAAACATGGTAGCATAGTTGATCTGAGGCAAGAGACTTGTACATGCAAATATTGGGAAGGAACTGGGTTGCCTTGTGGTCATGTGATAATGCTCTTGAAGCACTTGAAAAAAACTAACTTCAGACAACTGGCTATAGATGCTTACAAAATGGAAACATACCGAAGTACGTATGAGGAGCCGGTTTACCCCCTTCCAGAACCGTGTGATTGGGAGATTCCTGCTGACATGATGGTTGTGAAACCCCCGATAATGGATACACGTCAAGCTGGTAGACCGAGAAACAGAAATCGTATTCCGTCACAAGGTGAGGAACCTATAATAAGAAGGTGTAGTATATGTGATAGTACAACACATAATGCAGCGACTTGTCCGACATTGGTCCCAAAGAAACAAAAAAGGCTAGAAAAACTAGTACGGCATCAGGTAGTAACACAAAAGGAAAAGGGAAAGGGACAGAAGGGAGTCAAGAGACGCTAG